The genomic stretch ccgtgggtacaacatcaccaatgcacttgctaataaactcgctcaccgaatcagaaattacatcaatgttgttgttatccggaacatatcccagtccacgtgatcatagcaatcttgaagcgtggaatcacactggtcggaccagcgttgaacggACCTGGGCACgggtgtttcctgttttagtttttgtctgtaggctgggagcaacaaaatggagtcgtggtcagatttgttgaaaggagggcgagggagggctttttCTGCAtctcggaagttagagtaacaatgatccacgATTTTGCCAGCCTGGTTCGCGCATTTGATATCTTGATGacatttagggagccttgttttctgATTAGCTTTTataatccccagctacaataaatgcagccttgggatatgtggtttccagtttgtctccctggaaggcaacccttgctcggattatgtctaccttgttgtcaagagactggacattggcaattagggtactctggagcagtgggcgatgtgcccgtctacggagcctgaccagaagaccgctctgtctgccccttctgcggcaccGTTGTTTTGGGTTGCCTGCtaggatccgatccattgtcctgggtggtggaccaaacagaggatccacttcgggaaagtcgtattcctggtcataatgttggtaagttgatgttgctcttatatccaatagtttcttccgactgtatgtaataagacttaagatctcctggggtaacagtgtaagaaataatacataaaataactaaatactgcatagtttcctaagaacgcaaagaaaaaaggagagccgcacactctagtaGCTCAAACGCAATAATTTTATAAccaacagccaagctgtcttcatcaggacACAGTTATgaatgagaccctggtctcaatgggtttcccctgaataaataaataaataaaagcttctGGCGTCTCACCATACATCTGCCTGTAGTTACTGAGCTCAACCTGCTAGAGATTTATTTGTTGTGATTGAGTGGAGGGAAACAGCTGCAGGCAAAGTTCTAACAGATGGGTGTGTCTTTGTGGTGGCATGGACACACCTaagaaacacccacatcaaaccacacctcCAAGCCAACTCAAGTTTGGCTTCTGTCATGGCCACCAGCATTTCTTGAGGAGCGAGCCAaaaaacgaggccaaatcagcGGGTGCAGTTCCCCTTTAATAACTAATAAAACACGAAAACAACAAATGCCTCAAGACATTGGTATTTCCAACACGTGTCTATAGACTCTCTGAGATGTCTTAATTTATATGTCTTACGACGTCTCAAGTAGAGGTCAACCAATTAATCGGCATGgacgatttaattagggccgattttcaagttttcataacagtcGGTAATCTgaatttttggacgccgattacattGCTCTCCACGAGGAGACtctgtggcaggctgaccacctgttacgcgaatacagcaaggagccaaggtaagttgctagcttgcattaaacttatcttataaaaaacaatccatcttaacataatcactagttaactacacatggttaatgatattactagtttatctagcttgtcctgcattgcagatAATCGATGTGTTGCCTATTAATTAATAATTGAAACACAGCCTACTTTGTGaaatgggtgatgatttaacaagcgcattcgcaaaaaagcactgtcgttgcaccaatctACCTAATCATTAACattaatgcctttcttaaaatcaacacacaagtatatattttttaaactgcatatttaattaaaagaaattcatgttagcaggcaatattaactagggaaattgtcacgtttcttgcgttctgtgcaagcagagtcagggtatatgcagcagtttgggccgcctggcttgttgcgaactgtttgaagaccatttcttcctaacaacaaccataattaatttgccagaattttacataattattacataacattgaaggttgtgcaatgtaacagctatatttagacttatggatgccacccgttcgataaaatacggaactaaccactaggctacccagcccCATATCCCCGCCTTTGTTTCTGTACAAATCTGAGGAATGGGGCAGGAGAAATCGAACCAGTCTCAAATGtgtagacagagctatggatgcaatgactgaccatccatgatatgaaAATGATAGTTtcaaccatgttatgaggctgtAGACtagtgttgtttttttacatttactttgtttacaaacattgaagtaaaacaagcttatattttgggttctgatcaggtacgacagttgaactaagctcatgaggcatttataagttatattcttcaactaTCAAAGGGTACATTTTATAATtctaaaaatggatgtagcaacagcAGATTTCCCATATAAGGACGAGCCTAGGAAACTTTGACCTTATCTCAAATGAAATGCATAAATGGATTGTTTCATAAGATCTTGATGTCAGAGATGTTTTGCAATATATACCTTTTAAACCACGGGTCATCCGAGCCTCAAGGTCCACTACACTGGATTTTTAATAACCTACACACAttcagcagacacttttatcaaaAGCAACAGTAGTCCATACTTATTTCTTTTTTTGTATGGATGGCCCCagcaggaatcgaacccacaatcctgTCATTGcatgtgccatgctctaccaactgagcatcACAGGACCAGTTTGCCATATTTGCAGTAGGCTAACTAATCTCTTCCAGAAAGCTGACCTGGCTGTAGCGGGACACacattctcagagagagagagagagaaggtcatTGACTTCTCCAAACCCTTCATAACCCTGGGCATCAGCATCATGTACACAGCACATGTGGTGagacacaagcacgcacacatgcataGAGAACTGGTCAAACAATGGTCACCGACTTTAGTCCATGAGTAGATTGGATGAAGAGCTTAGGTCAGTTTTACATTCTTCTCCATAATGTTAACGGTTTAGGATTGGGGATGCCAAGCTGATCCTAGATATGTGCATATGGGCAATTTCTCTACTGTAATCTGTCTAGTGAGTCAATGAAAGATGCCAAATATGACTGCACAGTTCTTTGGTGAAACCAGACAACACAATATGTTTATTATAGATACATGCACATCAGATATAGAAATTCATTTTCAACCATCTTGGAAATTTAAGAAATCTAAACTTCATTGATATACTGTAGTTGATCAAGGTAATTGAGTGTCTTTGATAGAGGTTAGGCACTCAAACATGGTGAGTGTACCCAAATCCATTGTTTCTTATCAACCATATCAATGAGTGAATAGCACTTTCCTGGAAACAATTGAATCTCCATGGTAATTCTTTATAGCCTGGTGGATCCAGAATGAACACTATTTTTCACTCTGCTTATCAGTCTGTCTTCAAACCAATAGATGGGCGAAgtgatttaaacattttttaagtaGGTAGAGTCCAGGCTAAATGATTTATGCTCtggcttctttagacctgtcgaCCAGGCTACTGGTCCTTCTTAGACCCCTTCTCTCCAGGCGTATGGCCTATCTGATCGTCAGCTGTGTGCTCTTCCTAGTGGCCAGGTAAATGTGCAGATTGACACAGTCACCTACTGGCAGTGCTGTGAACTGTAACAGGTATTCTATTCTGAAGCTGCAGTCTAATTTCCACTCTATATAATTTTTGGGGTGACCTGTTTGGGTAGGCACAAACTGGAGGAAATTATTTTGAAAACGTCATATTAAAAGGAGCATACTAATTGGTTAAGATCAGATTGTAGCTTTCCTCCCCCATTTTCAAATATTTGACTTCTGTTGTGTTCCTATTCAACACAACCCTAGCTGTACGCTTTAATTTTATTCTCCTGGCTGTATGAGTGGTTCAGTACTGAGCCATGCCTGCGGGGGTGCTCTAAGCTGGTTCTGAACCAGTACACTCTGGGGAACAGTCTGTGGTCCCCTGTAGGGGGGTTCAAGCAACAAGGCTCAGCCATGCCCTGTCCACATGCTGCCTCAGCGCTGTCTGGTGAGTAGACTACACAACAATCCCCTATATAGGGACTGCATTGACCCATAGGCACGCATACGTTGGCCATTTTCCAACACAAAGATAACCATTGGCCATTCATTAACTCACTCTAACATTGAGACACACGGGTATTGATGCACTCCATGCTTACCACGCTGTATGAACCAATTTGACTGTCTCACGATAAACAGGATTCACACCTCAATATTCAAATGGGGCTTGCGCTTAACGGGGAGCCTTTCTGTGTACTAAGAACAGCTGTGCTGTTCCTAACTGCTGCAGGTGGTTTTTCACACTGATCATAGTGTCCTCCTACACGGCCAACCTGGCCACCTTCCTCACTGTCCAGAGGATGGAGGCTCCCATTGAGTCAGCGCACGACCTGGCAGACCAGACCAACAGAGTATGGCACCATGCAGGGAGGCTCAACCATGGCCTTCTTTCAGGTAGAGAGAGATCATAATGCTCGCTATCTCATACGTTGTTTCAACCAATTTTGTCCGCTGGGTTAGCCTACAGATTTGTTGCAGCCTTCTCTTCTTCTCACTTGCTTGCCCACAGAACTCGCGGTACCAAACCTACCAGCGCATGTGGAACTTCATTCACACCAAGTAACCCAGTGTGTTTGTGAAGAGCACGGAGGAAGGCTTCAACCGGGTGCTCAACTCCAACTACGCCTACCTGCTGGAGAGCACCATGAATGAGTACTACCACTAGCGCAACTGTAACCTCACCCAGATAGGAGGCCTGCTGGATACCAAGGGCTACGCATTGGCATGCCACAAGGTAAAACCTGGGTTGTTCATGCCACAAGGTAAGACCTGGGTTGTTCATGCCACAAGGTAAGACCTGGGTTGTTCATGCAACTGGGTTGTTCAgaacaacatattcaaataatgattcacctttttaaattaaaaacgttattttgattaatgtattcatactatttcatccttaaCAAGATAgtcccaacacaaatctagggttgctacccaagctggctggtcattctatcggtttggttgccagagacattacccagtcattcagtctttttgttctgtatctatggacacgacttagtcattcgttctaaatgttccattgcgtACTTATCCCTTgttttctagctagctaacttagccacgtcaaacagtgcagccagaataacagcaaagtagccgcATTTAATTTGTTAAAGCTGTTTAGTgacatttggatacatccataacaatgagctaataagGTGCAAAtttgcctggcatagaaaatgtgttcACTCGTCAGGACATGGTTGTTCACAGGAGCTAGCCAACAagacagctaacacaatcacttcaaactgaagctggaaagactgcagagtaccttttttcaattgaaatttctttgtatatatccataaaaatgatgccagctgattcatgatttcgactggcttaGAAACGCTGCCTGTTggtctggaatgcggttttaaccaaatCGGCATTctggattagacccacccattgtctAATGACATTTAACATCTATGCAGCAATGCAACATCAATAGTGATGTACATGTCACATCAATGTCAAGTGTTAATCAGGGAAGTTTATTACCAGACCATTTACATCACATTTTCCTCTCTCTGGGGTAGGGCTGAGCATGGAAAATATAGGTGGGTCCTGCTGTCTGGTCTACTGCTAGCGTGTTCATTGTGGGGTTGGAGTTTGCCTGGGTGCAGCAACACACTCTGGGGTCAAAGGTGAGGGGTCATATCTGCTCTCCCTGCTTAGCAGCCCTCTTAGGAGCAAATCACAAAATGTCAATCCAAGGGGCGTTATGGAATAGCGCACTATACCGCCGACAATGCATCTTTTAAAGTCATTTTCATGGTAAAAGCTGCTCAAtcgtaaatgaccttttaaaagATTGTTATAGTGTGGCTGCTCATTGGATTGTCAATGGGAGACTAAGTGAAAATACAACATAAGTGAAAGTTAGGCCCCTTAGTAACTCATTACAAACCAGCCTGGCTGAGACTGCACATAGCTCCCTATTTATAAGGCTTTTTGTTATTCAGTATATAAGATTTCACACCAGCTTGACAATGTGACTTTACATGTGAAGTTAAACAAATTGGAACCTAGACCTCAAAGAATGCAAAGCGGAAGAAAAAAAAGCACTGAAAACAATCAATCCTTCTCTTCTGTTCAAAAACGTCTCTGTATAGTACTTCAGTTGTCTCAATCTGACAAAGATACAGTTATTGTTTTGCCCTTTCCTgttcccttctatctctccttgtGTACAGAGATGCTGAGGGCTCTCCATGGGATCCAGCTGTGCGAGGACAGTATGGCACTGTGTGGTTTACGAGGCCCAGGGACATTACTACAGACACTTCCAGAGGAGCGCAGGCCCGGGACAGCCACTTGCACCCTCAGTAATGGCATGTGTGGGATGGGAAACAATAGCAGCAGTCCTATGGCACCTCTATCGCAGACTTGTACAGGAAGCCATTTTGGCTCCGTGTGGCTGTGTTCACGTCCGCATAAGCCCAGGGGATATAAAGGACTGCAGGTGCAACCACCACTACCCAGAGAACACTCACCAGATCTCAGAGAGGAGAATGTGTAGGTAGGGTGGTCAGAGACCTCAGTGGATCTTCGTGAACCATCCCCGAGCAGTGACCCTGGGCCACTTGTCGAGACACCAGGTCTGACATTCTGACACACCTGTGTTTCATCCTCAGCCTTAATCGTTGGGTTCAGGGGTTACTACCCGCTCTGAAACAAAGCATTTGCCCTGTGGAGGAAAAAGTGTACCAGTACTGCTGTACTTCTAAGTCCCAGCTCCAACTGGCGGCTAATGCCGCTCCCCACATTGCACTACATCTGTGAGAGAAACAGGAGTGTGGCTGTAGTCCAGTTCATTATTTGGAAACATTTAAGTGGCAAAAACATTGGCCGGGATTCAATCCGAAACGTCCTATAGAGAGCTTCACATTTAAAAGGCGatttccaattgagccgacaTCTTCAGTGTTTACCTTGAATGCGATTTCTGCGAACGCGGTAACATTGCCTTTTGAAACCACATTGTCTATGAGCGCGATCGGATTGAATCCCTGCCATTCTTGTACAATGGAGTACACAAGATGCTAGCATGGACCTTATTTTGAAAATGTCATCGACCTTTGTGGATCATTTCTGGTTCAGGTTGTCATTGAACGTCAAAATAAAAAGGTTGCCCATGTTATAGATGGGTCAGCTGACAACGTCATGAAAACAATGCTCACACTTCAGTGTGACGAGGGTTGCCAGGTCAGGAAAAAAAAACGTGTAGCCGTTAGACCACTCAACCTGACCAACTTATTTTCACAGCGAGAGAAAAGTTGCCATATCTATACATTAACCCCTTTTTCCATAACGTTATCAAGCCAATTGAGGAATCATAATCTAACGCTGTTACAAGTTCAAAATAATAATTGCAAGCTAATGAATATGACAAGAGAAAAGgtaattggccatataccacaaacccccggggtgccttactgctattaaactggttaccaacgtaattagaacagtaaaaagttgtcatacccatggtatatggtctgatatacctcaGCCATTCAGCACAGAGCTTGAACCAGGTGTATAATTGTAAAAATACCCTTTGCACATGTGCATAGATAAATCAGGAGAGTTTGAGTGATGAAAGTTGGACAGAAGATCTGAGCATGAAACAGACTTTTCTGGCAATTGTGCTGTTAGGCTGCAAATGGGCCATTTTTAAGTTTGTCTTATGCTTAACAAAAGGTCCTAATTTTCTTTTTTAAactaattttccaccataatttgcaaataaatacatcaaatcctacaatgtgattttctggattttttctcattttgtctgttgtacctatgatgaaaattagaggcctctcatcttaagtgggagaacttgcacaattggtggctgactaaatacttttcccCCCACTGTACATTAGGCTACTTGATGACCTGAGCCAAATGTATAATTCTCCACATTTAGCCTTCAGTTTGAGGACTTTTCCCCCATAAAAAGAACCATGCCAGGGAGTTCCATATCTTCCATTTAACATTTCTACTCAGGCAGCCCCCGAGACCCTAGAACTGAGCATGCATAAAGCACTTTGTCTGATACCATTTTCTTTAAGCAGTCAACATTAGAATGCAGTTTAAACCACCTCCGAACAGATTTATGTAATACGCTCTAGTGCGCCCAAAGCCGTTTTCCAGTGCTTTGTTTCCATTATTTCTTGATGTATATCAGTTCGAGTATTCATATGTTTTATGGAAAAAGGTTTGGAAATAAATGTCTCGATAATGACAATCTAAATAGCATACCTACAACTGGTAAAAAGTTGTCACAACATGAGTGCATGCCACGCTCTCTCTgtatttgggaactccttcaagactgttggaaaagcattccaggtaaagccaTTCGTCAAAGTTCTCCATATTTGTTGTCAAGTAgtttatacaggatgtaccaCCACCCCacctactgtcaaccaatcatgtcacaTGTGGAGCTACATGGAgccctccacattgttacatttggGAGGAGTCATGCAATGCAGTACAGAGCTCCATTTGGCCTCTGCAGCAGGCAACTCTGTTCCTTGAGTGCTGCAGGTACTGCAGGATTAGTCTTCCAACTAGACACCACACATGACTGAGGTAATTAAGCAGTTCAGTGATTGGACAAAGTCAACACACCTGGTCTCCCAGGTTGGTTAAATCAAAAGACATGAAGTGCCTGcagcactccaggaccagggttgcttACCCCTGCTCTGGAGACTCCGCATCACACCCTCTGCACAGAGCCTCCAAATCAAGCAGATGGCTAGATAGCTACCAACAATGACATGAAGCTACCATTTGGGGAATGGTAAATGCTTAATTTCAGCTggtttcatgtcaatgctaacaAGCAACAATCAAAGCAAACCCCATCCGTTTTGTCCCATAGTTGTGCACATGTAGATTgcgttgctaaacaaccaacccatctattgtagatttgtttgttttttactatTCATCTTTACGGATGCAAAACCATTTTTAGATGTATTATTAATATTTATCAGCCAACTGAGATGATAGTAGATAAACAAGTGGTGTCATGTGCCAAAAGTTATTTGATGCATTTTTATTTTCAGAACAAATCCAAAAGTACATTTAGTGATAAATTCATACACGTCTGAAACATTAGCACACCCCCAAAATCCATAGCATAGCCAAAAAATATACAGTCTAAGGAAAGCATAATTGAAGTGCTGCTGTTCACTTATCCATTATCGATGCCCCTTGCATCACAGCCATTGTCCCAAGGTCCCACCTCAGTTTGGGGTAACCTCTAAGGCACAGATCATAGCGCAAACAAAGTCTGAATCATATCTGTCaaataagaagaaaaaaacatttatgtACAGGTTGCCACACCAATGTAACTGACAGTATTTCCAGCTCAGTATGAAAACCCTCCTGTTGTCCAACCACTTCCTTAGCCTCATTTGAAAGCCTGGCCCATACATtagtatataaaaaaatactgGTATGCACAATGGCGGACATCATTGGGTCATCGACATCCAATATTAATCAAACACAGCCCTACGTATGTAAATAGCAAGAAAACAATGTCCTCGGTCACCCCCTAATAAGACAGCTCTGCACATGGAGGATCTATAATTTAATTCAATTCTGTGTGTAATTCTATGACTATGCCCCCCTGAAACTCACCAGGATTATTCATGCTTCTCTTCAACACTTTGTACGAGTCCCCGGTAAGAGTGTGGATTTCATCCCTCAGCCTCCTGCGTCCTTCTAGAGTCAGGTGCCACAGACAGGACTTCCTCTTCCCCTCGCTGCACACCTGCTGGGGGGTCTTACGAAAGCTGTTGCTGAAACACAGGTTGTGGCGGATAGTGTTCTTCCAGCCGTCAGGGGCTGTCTGGAAGAATGGGAAGTGCTCTCTGGGAGAGGGAGCCGTGAGAATCACACACAATCATCCTCCATTACACTTTCAAGGACTGAGATCTCAAGGTGTCACAACAATGACAGATGGAAACAATAACAAATAAATCCCTAAACTCTTCTGTATGCACTTGAAGCACTGAGAGGTTCTTGATATAAGCAACATGGTGAAACTTCCACCCTTAGGCTATCAGATGACAAGGTGGCTCCATTACATTCTTACTGTACATCTGTCAAATCCTCTCAGCTCTCCACAAGTACTTAAGGGTCGATTTGGGATTCAGTATAGTTTCTCCAGCTTCAACAAAATAGTAACTGCATTGTGTTACTGGTCTGGTAATCTCCACCTATCAGTTCAAAAACACGTGATGCTTCTGTGGTCAGTAGTTCTTACCTTGTGAAGTTATAGATCTGCTGGACATTGAGGCTGCCAGTGCGGCTGCTGCCAATAGCCATGGCAATTAAGATGCAGTAGTTGACAGGGGGACGCAGCCAGGCTCCGCTCTTCAGGTTGTTGCTGTCTTGAAGGACCCGCTGGAGGCGCTTGCTTTGGGCCAGACTAAGCTTTCGTGGTCCACCCTTAGGGGCCTTTGCCTTGCGGGCAGTTTTGACTTTCCGACAAACGGGGACATCCACCGAAGAGGCGTCATCCTCATCTGTAAGCTGTGAAAAATATGTCACAAGATGTAGTTATTGAAGCAAGAGATCAGTTGAGTGCAATATGTCCAATGTGCTCCTAAATTCTTATACATATTGCACTGATTTAATCTCGTTTGAAAACCATGAACTAAATACATGTCTTTTTTCACTATAAGTTCGCTCTCCTGATCAGAGTTTACCTACCATGTACTCACTGGAGGACGCGTCATGTGGAGAGTCGGCCAAGCAGGTGTCATCAGTAGGTGAAACTGGAAGCACATTTGGGATAGACTTGGGTTTGACATGGGTGACTGTGGGCTTGGGTACTGGTGCCAGGTGTTTCAGTGGCACCTTGGGACTCAATGGCTTTGTTACTTTTTTGGGATACTTAATTGGGCAGGCTAGGTTGGGGTTGACCATCAACCACAGATTTGGCTGTATTGGAGAGTCTGAAATGCAAGTACATTTTAAGTTAACATTGAAGCACCAAACACATACATGAAACATTTAAAATGGGGCTAAGACTAAAGTTAAGTAACGTCTCCGTTAGGCATGTTACCCTCAACTGATTTCGGATAGTTTTGAAAAGGGAGGTCGTCCTTTCTTCTCGATATTCTTGCATACTGCCACTGAACCAGATACTGATCATTCCGTTTGTCTCCTGCTAATGAGTAATAGACAGACAAAAAAATAAAGTGTTGTACCACAACTTTTCAGGGCAGCATGTCGTCATTAATCCCCTTCGGAGGGTAAATTGCACACAGGTGTTTTTCTTACCTTGGTAAAATTGGTCAGTTGTTGTGGTCAGCTTGAtctcttcatccatatcccagtCGTTAAGGCTGTTTGAAAGATGGAGCTCAAGAAACCTGCTTCGAGTTTGGAATTGTAGAGACATTCTTGTTCTGTTGATATGAGTAACGTAAAAAACACTTCTGAATATATCACACACGCCAAAATACCCCTCTCTTGAAACTCATCATAAGTTCTGACTGAATTCACTCAAATCTCCAATTATAGGTAAGGCCCTTGCCACAGCATTTATGCCAGGTGTGAAGAATTAGCCATTAGTGCCTTGATcagttctgtctttctctcctatAAAATGTTGAAATTACATTTGGTTAGGCCTCATAAAAAAGATTGCATTTATTTAGGAAATATGATATGCGTCCTAATTGTCATCAAGAAAAactttaaatgttttataaaatgtattacCACAGTTGTGTTTTCTAATAGCTGTCATCCACAGGCGGCTtgtgggaaatgatgtaaaatatatcactagccactttaaacaatgctacctaatataatgtttacataccctacattatttatctcatatgtatacgtatatactgtactctatatcatctactgcatctttatgtaatacatgtatcactagccactttaactatgccactttgtttacatactcatctcatatgtatatactgtactcgataccatctactgtatcttgcctatgccgctctgtaccatcactcattcatatatctttatgtacatattctttatccccttacacttgtgtgtataagacagtagttttggaattgttagttagattacttgttggttattactgcattgtcggaactagaagcacaagcatttcgctacactcgcattaacatctgctaaccatgtgtatgtgacaaataaaatttgatttgattttgatttgatttaattaggTAAGACAGGCTCATAGTAATATTTTGAACAGAATAAATGGAATGATATCGAACacgtcaaacacatggtttccatatgtttgataccattccattcattccattccagccattattatgagctgtcctcccctcagcagcctcctgtgccgTCATCACTGCTAAAGAGATGCTCAATTAACTTCCTTGATACTGTAGCTAATGGCAAAGCAGGTAAGTGGAGAGTCGCTGGTGTGAAAGGCAAAGACCCTACGCATCGCGCTAATAGATGGAAATTGTAACATGGCTCTTATAGCAAGTATAAGAGCCACGTTCCAACGGGAAGGCATGGCCAGTGCTTCAACTTCTCAACCCCCTTACACGTCCAGGCCTGACGACCGCCATCCTGCTTCTGACACCACTGTAGGGAATGGTGGGGCGGGGAAGTAAAACCGGGTAGCTGGCGTGAAAGGCAAATATCCCACTTGGTGGAATTTGGAACATGGCTCATACAAGGATCACTTcaacacaaaaaatatataaatatcaaGCATATTTAAACAAAAGAAAGT from Oncorhynchus tshawytscha isolate Ot180627B linkage group LG09, Otsh_v2.0, whole genome shotgun sequence encodes the following:
- the foxr1 gene encoding forkhead box protein R1 isoform X2 — protein: MSLQFQTRSRFLELHLSNSLNDWDMDEEIKLTTTTDQFYQGDKRNDQYLVQWQYARISRRKDDLPFQNYPKSVEDSPIQPNLWLMVNPNLACPIKYPKKVTKPLSPKVPLKHLAPVPKPTVTHVKPKSIPNVLPVSPTDDTCLADSPHDASSSEYMLTDEDDASSVDVPVCRKVKTARKAKAPKGGPRKLSLAQSKRLQRVLQDSNNLKSGAWLRPPVNYCILIAMAIGSSRTGSLNVQQIYNFTREHFPFFQTAPDGWKNTIRHNLCFSNSFRKTPQQVCSEGKRKSCLWHLTLEGRRRLRDEIHTLTGDSYKVLKRSMNNPDMIQTLFAL
- the foxr1 gene encoding forkhead box protein R1 isoform X1; its protein translation is MSLQFQTRSRFLELHLSNSLNDWDMDEEIKLTTTTDQFYQAGDKRNDQYLVQWQYARISRRKDDLPFQNYPKSVEDSPIQPNLWLMVNPNLACPIKYPKKVTKPLSPKVPLKHLAPVPKPTVTHVKPKSIPNVLPVSPTDDTCLADSPHDASSSEYMLTDEDDASSVDVPVCRKVKTARKAKAPKGGPRKLSLAQSKRLQRVLQDSNNLKSGAWLRPPVNYCILIAMAIGSSRTGSLNVQQIYNFTREHFPFFQTAPDGWKNTIRHNLCFSNSFRKTPQQVCSEGKRKSCLWHLTLEGRRRLRDEIHTLTGDSYKVLKRSMNNPDMIQTLFAL